In the bacterium genome, GCCTGTTATCGAACCAGCGGTGGAAGCCCTGACAGCAGCGAAGAGGACGGGGATGCTCGGCGGGTTTCGCCGCGCCCTTCGACACATAGCGGGCGAGGCGGAGATGATCGCCGAGACCTACGCCGATATGGGCACAGACCACGCCGGGGCGCTGTTCAATGAGGTCATGGGAGACCAGTCATCTGATGGCGCGTTTTTTACCCGCCCTGTAGCAGCGGACATAGCAGCGTGGCTGGCATTGGATGCCGTTGACCCTGACAACGATTTGGACTGGTCTGACAGCGATGTCTGGCGTGCCCACAAGACCGTTGACTTGGCGTGCGGATCGGGCACACTGCTCGCTGCTGTGATGGCCGAGATGAAGCGCCGAGCAAGACTTCACTGCGCTGACGACGAACGGTCAGCCAACTTGCAGAAAGTCGCAGTCGAAGAGGTGCTCAAAGGCCTCGACGTGAACCCCGTGTCCCTCCAACTGGCGGCCACCCAGCTCATGTCGGGCAACGCCGACGTGAAATACCGAAAGATGGGCCTCCACCTGATGCCCTACGGGCCGCAACCCGGTGGTGGATCCGCCGCAGGCACCCTCGAACTGTTGGCCAGAAGCGAGATCATCGACTCGGGGCGGCTTTTTGACGATGCAGCCGAATCTGTCACCATCAAGACTGGAGCCGAGACAACACTTGAAGGCCCCGAAATGGACGACGCGGCAGCAGCAGCCGCGAATGCTCGCATCGTCATTATGAATCCGCCATTCACAAATCGGTCCAAAGCAGGCGAGAAGTTTGATCAGGATGACCAGAGGGCGCTGCGCAGCAGAATGGACGCTCTTGAAGGAATGCTGGTCAATGCCGATCTTTCGCTGGATGGAGTTCTTGATAAGAACTCCATCCAGCCAATGTTTGAAACATTGGCCGGATATTGCCTGGCCAAGGACGGCGCAGGGGTCATCGTGATGATCGCTCCAATGGTAATCGCAACGGCAGCGTCAGCAGAGGTGATGCGCTTATGGATGGCAGAGAGGTTCCATGTCCACACCATCTTGACGAACTTCGCCACCCGTGACGGAAACCTGTCTCAGAACACGGAGATAAACGAGAGCATCTTTGTGTTCACCCGCTACGAGGGTTCCCAACACCCGTCACGGATCATCCGTTGGACCGATTCCCCACCAATGAGCAGGAAACCGAGACACTGCACACCCTCCTGCGGTCAGCCGATGCGGGAAGACTGCCCGACGGATGGGGCGAAATCTCATACTGGCCTGCCGAGAGGGTCACCGCCGGCGACTGGACCGCTGCTGTGCTGCGCTCACCTGTTCTCGCATCAGCGGCCGCGGAATTCGCCGATTCCGATGACCTGGCAGCGTTGCAGAGAGAGAGAGAGAGAGAGAGACGAACCGTCCACAAAACCAACCCGTTGCTCAGCGCCCAATACCGCAGAGCGAAGAGCAAGTGAGACAGGGCAACGTGATGGTTCACACCACGCTTCAACCGCTAAACGCCAACTACCGCAGGACGGGACGTCGTCCAGAAGCGATGACGTAGCGGTACACGCGACAGGACAAGCAATGCGCGACGACTACAGCAAGCAGGACACTGGCGAATTCGAAACTTTCCCTGTGCTGCAATCCAAAGGGGCAGACGGCCAGCAGCGGATCGAGGCGGTGCCCGACGCATATTGGGAGTGGAAGAAGCCAGGTAAACCCCCAATTTTAGAAAAGGCTGGGCATCTGCTGGTCTCAATGGGTCATCAGCTTTCGACGGCCCGCCTCACCGCGGTCGCCTCTGACGAGCGCTATGTCGGACAGGGCTGGATGCCCGTCACAGGCCTCGACCCAGAGGAATCGAAGGCAACTGCCGTGTTCTTGAACTCCACACCAGGACGTTTGCTGATCCTGCGGTGTCCGGGAAAGACACTGAGATTCCCGTTCTACAACCCCGCCGTCTGGCGCGACCTCCCGATCCCCGACCTCGAAGACGAGCGTATCCGCGAGACACTGGCGGCCTGTTGGGAGTCGACCCGCCATGTGGAAGTGCCACAGTTCCGTGAAGGCTACTGCGACGTGCGCCGTCAGTGGGACGAGGCGGTTGCCGATGCGCTCGGCTGGGATGCCGCTCACTTGGCCGAGCTCGGCGGCCTGATTGCCCAAGAACCGCCTGTGAGAGGACTTGCTTACGGGCAGTACGGCGACGGAACCGACGAGTAAGCCCTCAACGGCAGTTCCGCTGCCTTCCGCTTCGGCATCCTGAAGGCCCAGCCTCCCAAGGAATCGACTGGGACTACCTCCAAAACCACCGGGTGGAGCAACCCTCAGACTGTCCAGCACCTTGCAAGATCCGTATCCCAAACAAGGGGGGATGACGTTATTGTCATTATGAAGTATATAGTGAAGTATGGCTACCTGGTCGAAGGCCCCCGACACACCGTTTGGCGCGGCACCCGCGCGCATCCTGCTTGACCCAGATCCGCTGGTCAGAGTTGTCGCGCAGGTTCGGTTCGCGCCTGTTCTCAGCACAAGGGAGGCACGCTTTATTGCACCTTTCCAAGAAGCGATTCGAGGCGACTATCCCCTGGTCAAGATGGAGCAGCAACAGCAGGTGGCGTTGGGAGTGCAGGGTGCGCTGACGACCGACGCGTCCGTGCTGTGGCGGTTTTCCGACGCGGACGGTAACTGGCAGTTAACTCTGTCCGACAGTTTCGTCTCGCTGGACTGTAGCGACTACACCAACCGGCCTGATTTCATGGACAGGCTGAGCAACGCGCTCGCCGCTGTGGCCAAGCACATCCGGCCCGTGCTCACCAATAGGGTAGGCGTAAGGTACATGGACCGGCTCGCCGATCCCGCCAAACTGGAGCGGCTCGGAGGCTTCATCCGCCCCGAGATGCTCGGTCTGGGCAGTGCTGGGCTCAGCGGGGGACAAACAACAAGTGAGATGACCCACGCCGAATTCTCTGTAGACCGAGTCAGCCTGCTCGGCCGCTGGGGGCACCTCCCGCCGAACAGCACCCATGATCCATCGATCGAGCCCGTCGACGGGCCCAGCTGGATTCTCGACTTGGATGC is a window encoding:
- a CDS encoding TIGR04255 family protein — its product is MATWSKAPDTPFGAAPARILLDPDPLVRVVAQVRFAPVLSTREARFIAPFQEAIRGDYPLVKMEQQQQVALGVQGALTTDASVLWRFSDADGNWQLTLSDSFVSLDCSDYTNRPDFMDRLSNALAAVAKHIRPVLTNRVGVRYMDRLADPAKLERLGGFIRPEMLGLGSAGLSGGQTTSEMTHAEFSVDRVSLLGRWGHLPPNSTHDPSIEPVDGPSWILDLDAYTAVTAPFEAALCAEEAEKYASIVYGFFRWAVSDEFLRAHGAAL